A genomic region of Dreissena polymorpha isolate Duluth1 chromosome 4, UMN_Dpol_1.0, whole genome shotgun sequence contains the following coding sequences:
- the LOC127879568 gene encoding uncharacterized protein LOC127879568 isoform X1: MDIRRSALKRHHVGRTSLLLLLIFLRHTDAYDYYRSNPSSIPSFLPVPMNITVHEGETAHLRCRIHNLGPKFVVWRKADDESPLTLGKTTFTPDEDIEVEIEIINPSDEENEESRYDLIIKNVSKDQEGTYACQISATNNYTFNITLNVLDPIKYSPEVELTGTEYVSLMEDIRLVCNATGALKAPDSVDWFFNGEPISEMKPEWFGRILQLNRKPIPGRSLISELVIKRVTMGDRGHYVCRLTKKLAQGFKVHILNDKKNHKEPKRDMETDGESLPTDNDPSDAMASRGKNDARALTLSNSLCFQTALSIVTLFWKICAS, from the exons ATGCTTACGACTACTACAGAAGCAACCCTTCCTCCATCCCAAGCTTTCTGCCCGTCCCCATGAACATCACAGTCCACGAGGGTGAGACCGCGCACCTCCGATGTAGGATTCATAACCTTGGTCCAAAGTTT GTCGTTTGGCGGAAGGCGGACGATGAATCACCTCTGACACTGGGTAAGACGACCTTCACCCCTGACGAAGACATTGAGGTCGAGATTGAAATAATCAATCCTAGCGATGAGGAGAATGAGGAAAGCAGATACGACCTTATCATCAAGAACGTATCTAAGGACCAAGAGGGCACATACGCGTGTCAAATCAGCGCAACAAATAACTACACGTTCAATATAACGTTAAACGTTTTAG ATCCGATAAAATATTCACCAG AAGTCGAGTTGACTGGGACTGAGTACGTAAGCCTAATGGAAGATATTCGACTAGTCTGCAACGCCACTGGGGCTTTGAAAGCCCCTGACTCAGTAGACTGGTTCTTCAATGGGGAACCAATCAGCGAAATGAAGCCCGAATGGTTCGGACGGATTCTGCAATTGAACCGGAAACCAATACCCGGACGTTCGTTGATAAGTGAACTTGTGATCAAACGCGTGACAATGGGTGACAGAGGGCATTACGTTTGTCGGTTGACTAAAAAGCTGGCACAGGGGTTCAAGGTCCATATTCTTAATG acaAAAAGAATCATAAAGAACCAAAACGAG ATATGGAAACGGATGGAGAGTCATTACCTACTGATAACGACCCGTCAGATGCGATGGCATCACGTGGAAAAAATGACGCACGAGCACTTACATTGAGTAATAGCTTATGTTTCCAAACGGCACTTTCCATAGTAACATTATTCTGGAAGATATGTGCATCATAG
- the LOC127879568 gene encoding vascular endothelial growth factor receptor 1-like isoform X3, which translates to MITKFWINYNYHWILILVYLNSISSVKDAYDYYRSNPSSIPSFLPVPMNITVHEGETAHLRCRIHNLGPKFVVWRKADDESPLTLGKTTFTPDEDIEVEIEIINPSDEENEESRYDLIIKNVSKDQEGTYACQISATNNYTFNITLNVLDPIKYSPEVELTGTEYVSLMEDIRLVCNATGALKAPDSVDWFFNGEPISEMKPEWFGRILQLNRKPIPGRSLISELVIKRVTMGDRGHYVCRLTKKLAQGFKVHILNDKKNHKEPKRDMETDGESLPTDNDPSDAMASRGKNDARALTLSNSLCFQTALSIVTLFWKICAS; encoded by the exons ATGATAACAAAGTTTTGGATTAATTACAACTATCATTGGATTTTAATTTTAGTTTATCTTAACTCCATAAGTTCTGTAAAAG ATGCTTACGACTACTACAGAAGCAACCCTTCCTCCATCCCAAGCTTTCTGCCCGTCCCCATGAACATCACAGTCCACGAGGGTGAGACCGCGCACCTCCGATGTAGGATTCATAACCTTGGTCCAAAGTTT GTCGTTTGGCGGAAGGCGGACGATGAATCACCTCTGACACTGGGTAAGACGACCTTCACCCCTGACGAAGACATTGAGGTCGAGATTGAAATAATCAATCCTAGCGATGAGGAGAATGAGGAAAGCAGATACGACCTTATCATCAAGAACGTATCTAAGGACCAAGAGGGCACATACGCGTGTCAAATCAGCGCAACAAATAACTACACGTTCAATATAACGTTAAACGTTTTAG ATCCGATAAAATATTCACCAG AAGTCGAGTTGACTGGGACTGAGTACGTAAGCCTAATGGAAGATATTCGACTAGTCTGCAACGCCACTGGGGCTTTGAAAGCCCCTGACTCAGTAGACTGGTTCTTCAATGGGGAACCAATCAGCGAAATGAAGCCCGAATGGTTCGGACGGATTCTGCAATTGAACCGGAAACCAATACCCGGACGTTCGTTGATAAGTGAACTTGTGATCAAACGCGTGACAATGGGTGACAGAGGGCATTACGTTTGTCGGTTGACTAAAAAGCTGGCACAGGGGTTCAAGGTCCATATTCTTAATG acaAAAAGAATCATAAAGAACCAAAACGAG ATATGGAAACGGATGGAGAGTCATTACCTACTGATAACGACCCGTCAGATGCGATGGCATCACGTGGAAAAAATGACGCACGAGCACTTACATTGAGTAATAGCTTATGTTTCCAAACGGCACTTTCCATAGTAACATTATTCTGGAAGATATGTGCATCATAG
- the LOC127879568 gene encoding uncharacterized protein LOC127879568 isoform X4, protein MIGKTQHIGLTFPLMLLIVFRHTDAYDYYRSNPSSIPSFLPVPMNITVHEGETAHLRCRIHNLGPKFVVWRKADDESPLTLGKTTFTPDEDIEVEIEIINPSDEENEESRYDLIIKNVSKDQEGTYACQISATNNYTFNITLNVLDPIKYSPEVELTGTEYVSLMEDIRLVCNATGALKAPDSVDWFFNGEPISEMKPEWFGRILQLNRKPIPGRSLISELVIKRVTMGDRGHYVCRLTKKLAQGFKVHILNDKKNHKEPKRDMETDGESLPTDNDPSDAMASRGKNDARALTLSNSLCFQTALSIVTLFWKICAS, encoded by the exons ATGCTTACGACTACTACAGAAGCAACCCTTCCTCCATCCCAAGCTTTCTGCCCGTCCCCATGAACATCACAGTCCACGAGGGTGAGACCGCGCACCTCCGATGTAGGATTCATAACCTTGGTCCAAAGTTT GTCGTTTGGCGGAAGGCGGACGATGAATCACCTCTGACACTGGGTAAGACGACCTTCACCCCTGACGAAGACATTGAGGTCGAGATTGAAATAATCAATCCTAGCGATGAGGAGAATGAGGAAAGCAGATACGACCTTATCATCAAGAACGTATCTAAGGACCAAGAGGGCACATACGCGTGTCAAATCAGCGCAACAAATAACTACACGTTCAATATAACGTTAAACGTTTTAG ATCCGATAAAATATTCACCAG AAGTCGAGTTGACTGGGACTGAGTACGTAAGCCTAATGGAAGATATTCGACTAGTCTGCAACGCCACTGGGGCTTTGAAAGCCCCTGACTCAGTAGACTGGTTCTTCAATGGGGAACCAATCAGCGAAATGAAGCCCGAATGGTTCGGACGGATTCTGCAATTGAACCGGAAACCAATACCCGGACGTTCGTTGATAAGTGAACTTGTGATCAAACGCGTGACAATGGGTGACAGAGGGCATTACGTTTGTCGGTTGACTAAAAAGCTGGCACAGGGGTTCAAGGTCCATATTCTTAATG acaAAAAGAATCATAAAGAACCAAAACGAG ATATGGAAACGGATGGAGAGTCATTACCTACTGATAACGACCCGTCAGATGCGATGGCATCACGTGGAAAAAATGACGCACGAGCACTTACATTGAGTAATAGCTTATGTTTCCAAACGGCACTTTCCATAGTAACATTATTCTGGAAGATATGTGCATCATAG
- the LOC127879568 gene encoding uncharacterized protein LOC127879568 isoform X2, which translates to MELTSVLNAEIVCLLVLQCGFGTVCQEDAYDYYRSNPSSIPSFLPVPMNITVHEGETAHLRCRIHNLGPKFVVWRKADDESPLTLGKTTFTPDEDIEVEIEIINPSDEENEESRYDLIIKNVSKDQEGTYACQISATNNYTFNITLNVLDPIKYSPEVELTGTEYVSLMEDIRLVCNATGALKAPDSVDWFFNGEPISEMKPEWFGRILQLNRKPIPGRSLISELVIKRVTMGDRGHYVCRLTKKLAQGFKVHILNDKKNHKEPKRDMETDGESLPTDNDPSDAMASRGKNDARALTLSNSLCFQTALSIVTLFWKICAS; encoded by the exons ATGGAATTAACCTCTGTGTTAAATGCCGAAATAGTGTGTCTTTTGGTGCTTCAGTGTGGGTTTGGCACAGTCTGCCAAGAAG ATGCTTACGACTACTACAGAAGCAACCCTTCCTCCATCCCAAGCTTTCTGCCCGTCCCCATGAACATCACAGTCCACGAGGGTGAGACCGCGCACCTCCGATGTAGGATTCATAACCTTGGTCCAAAGTTT GTCGTTTGGCGGAAGGCGGACGATGAATCACCTCTGACACTGGGTAAGACGACCTTCACCCCTGACGAAGACATTGAGGTCGAGATTGAAATAATCAATCCTAGCGATGAGGAGAATGAGGAAAGCAGATACGACCTTATCATCAAGAACGTATCTAAGGACCAAGAGGGCACATACGCGTGTCAAATCAGCGCAACAAATAACTACACGTTCAATATAACGTTAAACGTTTTAG ATCCGATAAAATATTCACCAG AAGTCGAGTTGACTGGGACTGAGTACGTAAGCCTAATGGAAGATATTCGACTAGTCTGCAACGCCACTGGGGCTTTGAAAGCCCCTGACTCAGTAGACTGGTTCTTCAATGGGGAACCAATCAGCGAAATGAAGCCCGAATGGTTCGGACGGATTCTGCAATTGAACCGGAAACCAATACCCGGACGTTCGTTGATAAGTGAACTTGTGATCAAACGCGTGACAATGGGTGACAGAGGGCATTACGTTTGTCGGTTGACTAAAAAGCTGGCACAGGGGTTCAAGGTCCATATTCTTAATG acaAAAAGAATCATAAAGAACCAAAACGAG ATATGGAAACGGATGGAGAGTCATTACCTACTGATAACGACCCGTCAGATGCGATGGCATCACGTGGAAAAAATGACGCACGAGCACTTACATTGAGTAATAGCTTATGTTTCCAAACGGCACTTTCCATAGTAACATTATTCTGGAAGATATGTGCATCATAG